One Alcaligenes ammonioxydans DNA segment encodes these proteins:
- a CDS encoding heparinase II/III family protein, with amino-acid sequence MKDMIKFFFENGLFFIQAKLNGFGQIAYRLYKDGVVVEKIGYIDEKDAPGFKTLASIGNWRVLLYIKTAKGIEKKWSNEVSIKKSEMVFIDAFGGDYLDDRFYEIRRFKDLEAEIKRYKREGFMAMGREDLKAHKFSFPIDWLADPYDDRNWMYQLQAWRMIDPFLLRFEPQDVSYISQVINDWDAAVSTVDQVGDWFWYDMAVGIRALKLTYFVLRCKALRISHKINNLESLIERHICNLSNPNNLNYGNHGLFQVHGLMSLACLVKKADWLNLQGVRDYAVSSMELLLKNQLGEYGVHTENSPEYHFFVLKKIVSLINAPWWKGIEKSKIDKIIDQGDLAKHWLVTPSLECVPVGDSGTATKLANNRLIYNWDHNSNGRYISALLDGYVVVRSKPTVELDKSSFLFFQGSFHSGVHKHSDCLSFVWQEKGKYLLIDSGKYGYKSDRFRAYFTSGYAHNTLVVDEKSSSRSPKDMYGSGFADKPIYCSGYWISKGTVNHKRDSYIHTRVILFKPSVEVYVIDFICNYSDSKQSRKIELSWNLDPRFNIDSSKKSVFARSFDGVDTVSIKSVDEVGDLNFKCNYGFDDGKKLLGWASPSYLSTQPVVNSIFESYVNKKKIIVTKILANSPVDSSLADIVGFREGGFYCSNDEISSEIGFDRKKLTFFEPKFARHYDGLKYFVFDGLSHSFKDNNSHSLFVSFHGAIKPPTSNDAGTALPVFRLSNLSFVGAPSVLCFSDMLLEFYRDSSVYLGWFLDTKKVSQRDLIEYVVSYYVKKYSIKNILFYGSSGGGHVALDMAARFNQTAMVSNCQFDPRKHSQFSDLEKAVSANDDEFEDFSLLSMFNAVPGPKECLSYCNLDDYTISHHTMMEAILEAKFPNVLKRIHFSGNDVAQKKSIRNHSVGFPNGLDAKTAIRKYYQDAELTV; translated from the coding sequence ATGAAAGATATGATTAAGTTTTTTTTTGAAAATGGCTTGTTTTTTATTCAGGCAAAATTAAATGGTTTCGGTCAAATCGCTTACCGGCTTTATAAAGATGGAGTTGTTGTAGAAAAAATTGGTTATATAGATGAAAAGGATGCTCCTGGTTTTAAAACTTTAGCTTCAATTGGTAATTGGCGTGTTTTGCTATATATTAAAACTGCTAAAGGGATTGAAAAGAAATGGTCTAATGAGGTTTCTATAAAAAAGTCAGAAATGGTGTTTATAGATGCTTTTGGTGGTGACTATTTGGATGATCGTTTTTATGAGATTAGAAGGTTTAAGGATTTAGAAGCTGAGATTAAGCGTTACAAGCGAGAAGGTTTTATGGCAATGGGTCGTGAAGATCTTAAAGCCCATAAATTTTCTTTTCCAATTGATTGGCTTGCTGATCCTTATGATGATCGGAATTGGATGTATCAGCTTCAGGCGTGGCGTATGATAGATCCATTTTTATTGCGATTTGAGCCGCAGGATGTATCTTATATCTCCCAGGTGATTAATGATTGGGACGCTGCTGTTAGTACGGTCGACCAGGTTGGTGATTGGTTCTGGTACGACATGGCTGTTGGCATCAGAGCCTTGAAACTCACTTATTTTGTTTTGCGGTGTAAAGCTCTTCGCATTTCTCATAAAATTAATAATCTTGAGAGTCTTATAGAGAGACATATATGTAACTTATCTAATCCTAATAATTTAAATTATGGAAATCATGGTTTATTTCAAGTCCATGGTCTTATGTCTTTAGCATGTTTGGTTAAGAAGGCCGATTGGCTTAATCTCCAAGGGGTAAGGGATTATGCAGTATCTAGTATGGAACTGTTGTTAAAGAACCAGCTAGGTGAATATGGCGTGCATACAGAGAATTCCCCAGAATATCATTTTTTTGTTTTAAAAAAGATTGTTTCTTTAATCAATGCTCCTTGGTGGAAGGGTATCGAGAAATCTAAGATTGATAAAATCATAGATCAAGGTGATCTTGCAAAACATTGGTTGGTAACTCCATCATTGGAGTGTGTTCCTGTAGGGGATTCAGGGACGGCAACAAAGCTTGCAAATAATCGGCTTATTTACAATTGGGACCATAACTCTAATGGTCGCTATATTTCTGCGCTATTGGATGGTTATGTTGTTGTTAGATCCAAGCCAACAGTTGAATTAGATAAAAGCTCTTTTCTCTTTTTTCAAGGCTCTTTTCATAGCGGTGTGCATAAGCACTCGGATTGTTTATCTTTCGTGTGGCAAGAAAAAGGTAAATATTTATTAATTGATAGTGGCAAGTACGGCTATAAAAGTGATAGATTTAGAGCGTATTTTACTAGTGGATATGCTCATAACACTTTAGTCGTTGACGAAAAAAGCTCTAGTCGAAGCCCTAAAGATATGTATGGCTCTGGGTTTGCAGATAAACCTATCTATTGTTCAGGTTATTGGATATCGAAAGGTACCGTCAACCATAAGCGAGATTCATATATTCACACTAGGGTGATATTGTTTAAGCCTTCAGTTGAGGTTTACGTAATTGATTTTATATGTAACTACTCAGATTCGAAGCAATCCAGGAAAATTGAACTCTCATGGAATTTAGATCCTAGATTTAATATAGATTCTTCAAAAAAATCTGTTTTTGCTAGAAGTTTTGATGGTGTGGATACAGTTTCGATAAAAAGTGTAGATGAGGTTGGTGATCTGAATTTCAAATGCAATTATGGTTTTGATGATGGAAAGAAGCTTTTAGGTTGGGCTTCACCTTCTTATTTAAGCACTCAGCCTGTGGTTAACTCTATTTTTGAATCGTACGTAAATAAGAAGAAAATAATTGTTACTAAGATTCTTGCTAATTCCCCTGTTGATAGTTCTTTAGCTGATATAGTGGGATTTCGCGAGGGTGGGTTTTATTGCTCTAATGATGAGATTTCTTCGGAAATCGGATTTGATAGAAAGAAATTAACTTTTTTCGAACCGAAATTCGCCCGCCATTATGATGGTTTAAAATATTTTGTTTTTGATGGATTAAGTCATTCATTTAAAGATAATAACTCCCATAGTTTATTTGTTTCTTTTCATGGTGCCATTAAGCCCCCAACTTCTAATGATGCGGGGACAGCTCTTCCTGTTTTTAGGCTAAGTAATCTGTCTTTTGTTGGTGCTCCTAGCGTCCTTTGTTTTTCAGATATGCTCCTGGAGTTTTATAGAGACAGCTCTGTTTATCTTGGGTGGTTTTTGGATACAAAAAAGGTTAGTCAAAGAGATTTGATTGAATATGTTGTTTCTTATTATGTTAAGAAATACTCTATAAAAAATATTTTGTTTTATGGCAGTAGCGGCGGAGGGCATGTGGCTCTAGATATGGCTGCTAGATTTAATCAAACAGCAATGGTATCGAATTGTCAGTTTGACCCGAGAAAGCATTCTCAGTTTTCTGACTTAGAAAAGGCTGTTTCTGCTAATGATGATGAGTTTGAGGATTTTAGTCTTTTATCTATGTTTAATGCTGTTCCTGGGCCTAAAGAATGTTTGAGTTATTGTAATTTAGACGATTATACAATCAGCCATCATACGATGATGGAGGCTATCCTTGAGGCTAAGTTTCCCAATGTATTGAAGAGAATTCATTTTAGTGGAAATGATGTAGCGCAAAAAAAATCTATTAGAAATCATAGTGTTGGTTTCCCTAATGGTCTTGATGCAAAAACAGCTATTAGGAAATACTATCAAGACGCTGAGCTTACCGTTTGA
- a CDS encoding SDR family NAD(P)-dependent oxidoreductase, whose translation MGVAEPAGQERILITGATSAIGGELALYYAKPGTELTLHGRNAAILEPLAERCRLAGAQVQTYQLDLRDLDALHACLSQCAAFDLVIVNAGMNIHVGPNGEPEAWEDTELLLDINVKASLRVVQSVLPAMRARGRGQIAFMSSLAAYFGLPTTPSYSASKAAVKAYGEGLRGWLAPEGIKVNVVMPGYVSSPMCDAMPGPKPFLWTPKKAARRIARGLKANKARISFPFPLNLGCWFLAVLPARVSVFILSKIGYDA comes from the coding sequence GTGGGCGTAGCTGAACCAGCAGGGCAGGAACGGATTTTGATTACCGGTGCCACCAGTGCTATTGGTGGTGAGCTGGCGCTTTACTATGCTAAGCCCGGTACAGAGCTGACTTTGCATGGTCGCAATGCCGCGATTCTGGAGCCTTTGGCCGAACGCTGCCGGCTAGCGGGCGCCCAGGTACAGACGTATCAGTTGGATTTGCGTGATCTGGATGCCTTGCATGCCTGCTTGTCGCAATGTGCCGCGTTTGATCTTGTCATCGTCAATGCGGGCATGAATATTCATGTTGGCCCCAATGGCGAGCCGGAGGCCTGGGAAGATACGGAGCTGCTGCTGGATATCAACGTTAAGGCCTCGCTGCGAGTCGTGCAATCGGTGCTGCCTGCCATGCGGGCGAGAGGGCGCGGTCAGATCGCTTTTATGAGTTCCTTGGCGGCCTACTTTGGTTTGCCCACCACGCCGTCCTATAGCGCCAGCAAGGCGGCTGTCAAAGCTTATGGTGAAGGTTTGCGCGGCTGGTTGGCCCCGGAGGGGATCAAGGTCAATGTGGTGATGCCAGGCTACGTTAGCTCGCCCATGTGTGATGCTATGCCAGGCCCCAAGCCGTTTTTGTGGACTCCGAAAAAAGCGGCTCGTCGTATTGCCCGTGGCCTGAAAGCCAATAAAGCGCGCATCAGCTTTCCGTTTCCATTGAATCTTGGTTGCTGGTTTCTGGCGGTGCTGCCCGCCCGGGTGTCCGTCTTTATTCTGAGCAAGATCGGTTATGACGCTTGA
- a CDS encoding CgeB family protein, translated as MIGRAIRALGARIYTHPTVSEDGKPAGQFGQLKVALVSDYFTADCLSAECSIRILNPRNYQEVISSWKPDLLFVESVFHGLGGAWRYELAKQSRLIRLRTPRTIYKLVQFAKDQGVPTVFWNKDDGAYFEHFIDVAKAFDYVFTTDSDCLPRYRARLSPDVPVNTLSMPYQPAFHHFTGFEFTRKEGCFTGSYYRRILSERRRFLDMIFGACEDAQLHLNAYDRNHDRLSRHLEFRFPRSTHLQVHAQVPHRETGRIYKEHVMCLNVNSVTDSDTMCSRRLLEILASGGIAVTNPGRAVDRYFRDFCHVVHSREQASELFARLRQGPTAQDCERAAAGAAYVRQFHTWEHRLQELADVVGF; from the coding sequence ATGATCGGTCGTGCAATCCGGGCTTTGGGTGCTCGTATTTATACGCACCCCACCGTCAGTGAAGACGGCAAGCCCGCAGGGCAGTTTGGGCAACTGAAAGTAGCCTTGGTCTCGGACTACTTTACGGCAGACTGCCTGTCCGCCGAGTGCTCTATTCGTATTCTTAACCCGCGCAATTATCAGGAGGTCATCTCCTCCTGGAAGCCTGATCTGCTTTTTGTGGAGTCCGTGTTTCATGGGCTGGGTGGCGCGTGGCGGTATGAGCTGGCCAAGCAGTCGCGGCTGATCCGTTTGCGTACGCCTCGCACGATTTACAAGCTGGTGCAGTTTGCTAAAGATCAGGGCGTGCCTACGGTGTTCTGGAACAAGGACGACGGGGCGTATTTCGAGCACTTCATCGATGTGGCCAAGGCCTTTGATTATGTATTCACCACGGACAGCGATTGCCTGCCGCGCTATCGCGCCCGCTTGAGCCCTGATGTGCCTGTGAATACCTTGAGCATGCCGTATCAGCCAGCGTTTCATCATTTCACGGGCTTTGAGTTTACCCGCAAGGAAGGGTGTTTTACGGGCAGTTATTACCGCCGCATCCTCAGTGAGCGTCGCCGTTTCCTGGACATGATTTTTGGGGCGTGTGAGGATGCTCAACTGCATCTGAATGCCTACGACAGAAATCATGACAGGCTGTCCCGGCATCTTGAGTTCCGTTTTCCTCGTTCGACCCATTTACAGGTGCATGCTCAGGTGCCGCACCGAGAAACGGGGCGTATCTACAAAGAGCACGTGATGTGCCTGAATGTGAATTCGGTCACAGACTCGGACACCATGTGCTCACGTCGCTTGCTGGAAATTCTGGCCAGTGGAGGCATTGCGGTCACTAACCCCGGTCGCGCGGTGGATCGTTATTTCCGTGACTTCTGCCACGTGGTGCATTCCCGTGAGCAGGCCAGTGAATTATTTGCTCGTCTGCGCCAAGGTCCCACTGCACAGGACTGCGAGCGTGCGGCGGCGGGGGCGGCTTATGTGCGCCAGTTCCACACCTGGGAGCATCGCCTCCAGGAGTTGGCTGATGTGGTCGGCTTCTAG
- a CDS encoding polysaccharide deacetylase family protein, whose translation MRDRYAMITVDTEALPKRASDDHVNRLIWGRFPKGTAGVAEMCKIGDEFGAKHVFFTDLCGAYSRLGELKEVVRWLDEQGQDVQLHTHPEYLPDSFWKEHGLSNRPQYMNQYTEQARAEFVFKHFAGLMSEVTGKPVLAHRAGSFRWNADTIRALKAVGIPLSFNNSVCAMHNNQCIYSKPTNNPFVWSNGVIEVPMTEKRILGKVGKPEWWARLTYPESSYFRFRPWWGQLLLNTLSGNPSFAVFLLHSWSLLFWDENGLGEYRDDSRLEGYRKLLARLTKDYDVITTAEFLDLKARGKIGVPDTVDLSLAELQAEPDNKIQKKA comes from the coding sequence ATGAGGGATCGCTACGCAATGATTACGGTCGACACAGAGGCGCTGCCCAAGCGGGCCTCTGACGACCATGTTAATCGTCTGATCTGGGGGCGATTTCCTAAGGGTACGGCCGGGGTGGCCGAGATGTGCAAGATCGGTGACGAGTTCGGTGCCAAGCATGTGTTCTTTACCGACTTGTGCGGGGCTTACTCCCGTCTGGGCGAACTGAAAGAAGTGGTGCGTTGGTTGGATGAGCAAGGTCAGGATGTGCAACTACACACGCATCCGGAGTACTTGCCTGACAGCTTCTGGAAAGAGCATGGTTTGTCGAACCGTCCACAGTACATGAACCAGTACACCGAGCAGGCTCGTGCCGAGTTCGTGTTCAAGCACTTTGCGGGTTTGATGTCCGAGGTAACAGGCAAGCCGGTTCTGGCGCATCGTGCGGGTTCGTTCCGCTGGAATGCGGATACGATTCGTGCCCTGAAGGCAGTGGGTATTCCTTTGTCCTTCAACAATTCTGTATGCGCCATGCATAATAATCAGTGTATTTACAGCAAGCCCACGAACAATCCTTTTGTTTGGTCCAACGGCGTAATTGAAGTGCCCATGACCGAGAAACGGATTTTAGGTAAGGTAGGCAAGCCGGAGTGGTGGGCTCGCCTTACTTACCCAGAGTCCAGCTATTTCCGCTTCCGCCCCTGGTGGGGGCAGTTACTGTTGAATACGCTTAGTGGCAACCCTTCATTTGCGGTTTTCTTGCTGCACTCCTGGTCCTTGTTGTTCTGGGACGAGAACGGTTTGGGTGAATATCGTGACGATAGCCGTTTGGAAGGTTATCGCAAGTTGCTGGCCCGCCTGACTAAAGACTATGACGTGATTACAACGGCAGAGTTTCTGGATTTGAAGGCTCGCGGAAAAATTGGTGTGCCTGATACGGTGGACTTGTCGCTGGCAGAGCTGCAAGCAGAACCGGACAATAAAATTCAGAAAAAGGCCTGA
- a CDS encoding glycosyltransferase, whose amino-acid sequence MIVSIFAYLTQALFLLVVGAFALYVLLELRVLLISRRVERRKLSELVQTSAALPQDWYPKVSVLLPIYNEAAVVERLIDAACRLDYPFSALEILVLDDSTDRTALLAQNKVDQCARQGVPIRRIQRADRAGYKAGNLVHGIQHSQGEFFAIFDADFLPPADFLQKTIPPFKDERLGFLQTGIGYENRDHSFLTRFQAMEMGHQQYVTVGLSEDGDMASLSGSSCVWRRACVEALGGWNASTITEDVDLGYRAQFGDWKYAYLRDVVSMSTLPENISAFRVQRERWGRGLIHSAFKHLGQMWHQDMPLMKRMHAFSMMFSSVMLASIYALILLSLPLNYLLDFDHVVLLWGAPLFFLLVAVWALNNAFGARKGARFEDRPGVLGTVWHTYLYVAMFPPMAWYYFVGGVRAAFKVYGEFNRTPKGEGEKAARQPRINLYLLIGEVFTFLYSAWAMYVAIRMGNYLLVPLNATVCVGFGMVLYWSFQERRARGRS is encoded by the coding sequence ATGATTGTGAGCATTTTTGCGTACCTGACTCAGGCGCTGTTCTTGTTGGTTGTTGGGGCCTTTGCCCTGTACGTGCTCTTGGAGCTGCGGGTACTGTTGATCTCGCGGCGGGTGGAGCGTCGCAAGCTAAGCGAGCTCGTGCAGACGTCTGCCGCCTTGCCGCAGGATTGGTATCCCAAGGTCAGCGTTTTATTACCGATTTATAACGAGGCCGCCGTTGTCGAGCGTCTGATTGATGCGGCTTGTCGTCTGGATTACCCGTTTTCGGCGCTGGAAATTCTGGTGCTGGATGACTCTACCGATAGGACGGCGCTGTTGGCCCAAAACAAGGTGGATCAGTGTGCTCGGCAAGGTGTGCCAATCCGCCGCATTCAGCGTGCTGATCGTGCAGGCTATAAGGCCGGGAATCTGGTGCATGGCATTCAGCATTCCCAGGGCGAGTTTTTTGCGATCTTCGATGCGGATTTTTTACCTCCCGCTGATTTTTTGCAAAAAACCATTCCACCCTTCAAGGACGAGAGGCTGGGTTTTTTGCAGACAGGTATTGGTTATGAAAACCGCGACCATTCTTTTCTGACCCGCTTTCAGGCCATGGAAATGGGTCACCAGCAATATGTGACGGTAGGCCTGAGTGAAGACGGGGATATGGCCTCCTTAAGCGGCAGTTCCTGTGTCTGGCGGCGCGCTTGCGTGGAGGCCCTGGGTGGCTGGAATGCCTCTACCATTACCGAGGACGTGGACCTGGGTTATCGGGCCCAGTTTGGGGACTGGAAGTACGCTTATCTGCGCGATGTGGTGTCCATGTCCACCTTGCCTGAGAACATCAGTGCGTTCCGGGTGCAGCGGGAGCGCTGGGGCCGTGGTTTGATCCACAGTGCCTTCAAGCATTTGGGGCAGATGTGGCATCAGGATATGCCATTGATGAAGCGCATGCATGCGTTTTCCATGATGTTTTCATCGGTCATGCTGGCGTCTATTTACGCCTTGATTTTGTTGAGCCTGCCCCTGAATTATTTGCTGGATTTCGACCATGTGGTCTTACTGTGGGGTGCGCCGCTGTTTTTCTTGTTGGTCGCTGTCTGGGCCTTGAATAATGCCTTTGGGGCTCGCAAGGGCGCGCGTTTTGAGGATAGGCCAGGTGTATTGGGGACGGTGTGGCATACCTACTTGTATGTCGCTATGTTCCCGCCTATGGCTTGGTATTATTTTGTCGGTGGCGTCCGAGCCGCCTTCAAGGTCTACGGAGAATTTAACCGTACGCCCAAAGGCGAGGGCGAGAAGGCAGCAAGACAGCCCCGCATCAATCTGTATTTGTTGATTGGTGAAGTGTTCACTTTCCTGTATTCCGCATGGGCCATGTATGTGGCCATACGTATGGGTAACTACTTGTTGGTTCCTTTGAATGCCACGGTGTGTGTCGGCTTTGGCATGGTTTTGTACTGGTCCTTTCAAGAAAGGAGAGCGCGTGGGCGTAGCTGA
- a CDS encoding glycosyltransferase family 4 protein: MALSRRLTLFTVRRQTRRGQRRETPYEPVPGRLLYVPASALPYHISGYTTRTHEIIRAMQAAGGDICVLTRPGYPWDRKDRLVDTELDETLVDGVRYAHARNPSNKRPVMQFAIEAATSIAQEAIKQRVAVIHAASNHVNALPALIAARQLGIPFHYEMRGLWELSRASRMPEFRDSQGFKQGLELEGLVASQADRLFVISEQLGQYAREHWNVDPARMGLMPNCVDPSRFIPAASQDVQPNTIVYAGSLIVYEGLDVLIDAVADLVGRGKDVTLTIIGDGEARAQLQEQVQSLGMEQHVLFVGRVSPEEARALQAKAALVCIPRRPFEVCRIVPPIKLVEAMAMGKPVLVPDLPVFQDEVGPCRSVRFFKAGDVQDLARVLDEAFQAGPEVLAQDGALAREEASQRRSWADFVVHALPAGANS; this comes from the coding sequence ATGGCTCTGAGCCGGCGTTTGACCTTATTTACGGTGCGTCGGCAGACTCGACGCGGTCAGCGCCGTGAAACACCTTACGAGCCCGTGCCAGGACGGTTGCTGTATGTGCCAGCCAGTGCCTTGCCGTATCACATCAGTGGTTACACCACTCGGACTCATGAAATTATCCGCGCCATGCAAGCGGCAGGCGGGGATATCTGCGTGCTGACACGCCCCGGTTATCCATGGGATCGTAAAGACAGATTGGTGGACACCGAGCTAGACGAAACCCTGGTGGATGGGGTGCGCTACGCCCACGCTCGTAATCCCTCCAACAAGCGCCCCGTCATGCAGTTCGCCATCGAAGCCGCCACCTCCATCGCCCAGGAAGCCATCAAGCAACGCGTCGCCGTCATTCATGCTGCTTCCAACCACGTCAATGCCTTGCCTGCCTTGATTGCTGCGCGTCAGTTGGGCATTCCGTTTCACTATGAAATGCGTGGCTTATGGGAGCTGAGCCGGGCCTCCCGCATGCCGGAGTTCCGGGACTCACAAGGTTTCAAGCAAGGGTTGGAGCTGGAGGGGCTGGTCGCCAGTCAGGCAGACCGTTTGTTTGTTATTTCCGAGCAGTTGGGGCAGTACGCTCGTGAGCACTGGAATGTAGACCCGGCACGCATGGGCTTGATGCCCAATTGCGTGGACCCCTCGCGTTTTATTCCTGCCGCTTCCCAGGATGTGCAGCCCAATACCATTGTCTACGCCGGTTCTCTGATTGTTTATGAAGGGCTGGATGTTTTGATTGACGCTGTGGCGGATCTGGTGGGCCGTGGCAAGGATGTGACCCTGACCATTATTGGGGATGGGGAGGCGCGTGCTCAGTTGCAGGAACAGGTACAAAGTCTGGGTATGGAGCAGCACGTGCTGTTTGTGGGCCGGGTCTCGCCTGAAGAGGCCCGTGCTTTGCAGGCCAAGGCTGCATTGGTATGTATTCCTCGTCGTCCCTTTGAAGTGTGCCGCATTGTGCCTCCCATCAAGCTGGTCGAGGCGATGGCGATGGGCAAGCCTGTTCTGGTGCCGGATTTGCCGGTGTTTCAGGATGAAGTTGGTCCATGTCGTTCGGTGCGCTTTTTTAAAGCGGGTGATGTACAGGACTTGGCCCGTGTGCTGGATGAGGCGTTTCAGGCGGGGCCGGAAGTCTTGGCGCAGGATGGTGCCTTGGCGCGCGAAGAAGCCTCGCAGCGTCGTAGTTGGGCGGACTTTGTGGTGCATGCGTTGCCGGCCGGGGCTAATTCATGA
- a CDS encoding polysaccharide deacetylase family protein — protein MSAIGDEFGAKHVFFVDLCATLGQQADMLEAVRWLDQQGQDVQLHAHPETLPKSFWVDHGLDHRPALMNEYKDQSRAEFVFRHFGKLISDVTGKPILAHRAGSFRWNALTIRALQAVGIPLSFNQSMRAALLKRCPTGQPDCLPYAWSNGTIEVPVTERFTPGMSDAKPDRWSSLTYPESSYFQYGSRPTTFWKNPLWSLPKVSVVLMHSWSLLDLDENGHFHYTNDRLLEGYRLFLQRVVKDYDVITTADFLDLQARGKIRLSRTVNLEQVETQV, from the coding sequence ATGAGCGCTATTGGCGACGAGTTCGGTGCCAAGCATGTGTTCTTTGTAGATTTGTGCGCCACGCTGGGGCAGCAAGCTGACATGCTGGAAGCAGTTCGCTGGCTGGATCAACAAGGTCAAGATGTGCAACTACATGCCCATCCTGAAACCTTGCCCAAGTCTTTCTGGGTGGACCACGGTTTGGACCATCGTCCAGCTTTAATGAATGAGTACAAAGACCAAAGCCGTGCCGAATTCGTCTTCCGACACTTCGGCAAGCTGATCTCCGACGTTACCGGCAAACCCATCCTTGCCCATCGCGCCGGTTCTTTCCGCTGGAATGCCCTCACAATCCGTGCTTTGCAGGCGGTCGGCATTCCTTTGTCGTTCAACCAGTCCATGCGGGCTGCTTTGTTAAAACGCTGCCCAACAGGTCAGCCTGATTGCTTGCCTTACGCCTGGTCCAACGGCACGATTGAAGTCCCGGTGACAGAGCGTTTTACACCCGGTATGTCCGATGCCAAACCAGATCGCTGGTCCAGCCTGACTTATCCGGAGTCTTCTTATTTTCAATATGGTTCGCGGCCTACGACTTTCTGGAAGAATCCTCTGTGGTCTTTACCCAAAGTCTCGGTGGTGTTGATGCATTCCTGGTCCTTGTTGGATTTGGATGAAAATGGTCATTTCCACTACACCAACGATCGTTTGCTGGAGGGCTACCGCCTGTTCTTGCAACGAGTTGTTAAGGACTACGACGTGATCACTACAGCAGATTTTTTGGATCTGCAGGCGCGGGGTAAAATCCGTCTTTCGCGAACAGTTAACTTAGAGCAGGTAGAAACACAGGTATGA